Below is a window of Sporosarcina ureae DNA.
TCTTTCTTCTCGCCACTCCCACGCTTGCTCAAACGCCCAAGCACAAACGCCCCCGCGACTAAACCAATCGCCGTATTCGTTTTCTTATTAAACACTTGCTTGACAATCAAATTCATATTCTGCGGACGCTCCGCTAATCTTCGCATGAAGTACCCGTACCAGTCCTCGCCAAATGGTACGTATGTACAGAAGTTATAGCCCTCTTTCGCCAGTTGCAACTGCAACTCGTTGCGGAAACCGTATAACATCTGGAACTCGAACTGATTACGGGAAATATCATGCTCTTTCACAAATCGCTTCACATGATTGATGATATTGTGGTCATGTGTCGCAATCGACGTGAACGTTCCATGCAATAAATGTTCTTCAATAATCTTTATATAATTTTCATCAATATCTACTTTATCCATATACGCGACGTCAGGCGACTCTTTATACGCGCCTTTCACTAAACGAAGACGTGTATCCTCGTATCTTTTCGTATTGTCCATCGCATTGTGGAAATACGCTTGAATGACCGTACCGATATTTTTATAGCCCGCCACCTTCAATTCATCGAGTAGCTTAAACGTCGGGTCTAGCCGGTCGTAATTTTCCATGTCGAAATTAACGAAGATCTCGTTTTGGCTTGCACGTTCAACGATTTCTTCGATTTGTTGTTTACAAAAGTCATAGTCAATATCGAGGCCAAGCTGTGATGGTTTGAGTGAGATGTGCGCATCCACTTGATGTTCTTGGATTGCGTCCACTACGGCTAAGATTTGTTCTTTCGCTTCGATGGCCTCGCTTTTTTCGAACACAAATTCACCCAGATTGTCGATCGTGCATGAAATACCTGCTTGATTGAGCTCTTTGACACTTTTGATCATTTCTTCGATGTTGGTTCCTGCCACCACTTGTTGGGCTCCTAATTGGAAGCCGTATTTTTGGGCAGCTTGATTTAATAGTTGATTTTCAGATAATCCAATAAAGAAATCTCTTAGCATAGTTTCCACCTCAATTATATATTTAGTATATTGAAATTATAACACTATTTCGTCATGTAAGCCCATACAATAGTTTATTCAGTTTATTCTCAAAATCCGATAAATGGTAACATGCGATCTGCGGGACTATTCGGTTTGATGATTTCTTGTAAATCGAGTAGCGGTATCGGGAAATAAGGGAAACCTGCCACGTAAGGAGAAATTTCGTACAATTGGAAGTAAACGACCAAACTAGTATCGGCTATATAGAAATCCTGATCAGGACGTATTTTAGTGAATGGTTCTAAGACGGGCGTTTTCCATTGCTGAATATGACGTCTAATATATTCCGAGATTTTCTGGACATATGGACTGCCCGGCTTAAATAAATCTTGCAAATTGTATTGCCTTCCCGTCTTCGTATCGAGCGTCAGCGATTTAACGTATGTCATACCATGCGCTCCGCCTGTGAATGAGTAGACGATTAAGTTGATGCTTAAAATATCACGTTGGTTATTTTTCACTTCGTAATTTGCCACTAGTTCCACAAGACTTGATTCATAATAGTTATTTTCCACAAGTAATTTATTCATTTCCTTGAAGAGTACGTCATTTAGCTTCTTCTGGACTTTTGGATCATCCAGTTTCGTGATGACAGGATAATACACATCCACTTTTGGCCTCGTATTCGATAGATGATACGTTTCTATAACAGCAGGATTTTTCATCGTTTCATCCTTCCCCAGACATTTGTCTACTATATGCAAGAGTTGGATGGAAAGTTTCTCGCTTTTTTTTCTGTCATATGATAGGATAAACACTGACTGATATGAGGATGTGAAGTAAAATGATCAATATTACATTACCTAAACCGGACGTAACGATCGTTCGCAGAAAACAAGAAATGGGACCGGATGAAACACCGATCAAGCCAATCTATGGTTTCATCGATTTTCATGATATTCCACGGGATAAAGGCGGCCTTTTGTTGTTCTTCAACCAAAGCGACGAGTTGTTATTCGTAGGAAAAGCACGAAAATTACGTCCACGTCTGAAAAAGCATTTTGAAGACCAAGTGTCTCCATTGCGTAATCACCGTGAAGAAGTAGCGAAAATTTCCGCTGTTATCATCGATGATCCAATGGAACGCGAAATCTACGAAACGTACGTAATCAACACACAGCAAGCCAAGTACAACGTAGAAAAAGCATTTTTCAGAGACTGAGCTGTCTGCCTTCGCAGACGGCTTTTATTTTTGTCTACAATCCGTCAGCTTCTTTTGATAACCGAACATCCATGACATCCGCCACATGAATTCTTTCTGTTCCGAACGGGTCGCGCAGTACAATTGTCATCGTCTGCAAATCGAGCGCTTCAATCACCCCTTGATGAAAGCGGACTTCCCCATCATGCCACGTCTTGATCCATGTCTCGCAACGTCTGCGCCAAGCTACTTCAAGCGTCTCCTGCATCGTTTGTAGCTCCCAGTCAGTCAACTCGAGTCGTTCTATATAGTGGTCCTCTCGTTGCCAATCACGCAGTCTCTCGAGGTGTTCAGGCAGCATTAGCGAGGTCCACTTCAATTTCCCTCTATCTCGATTGCTTTCCATCACGTATTCCCCATTTCTTAAGCGTATGTACGTTCGTAGTATACAGAACGTACATTCGAAAATCAATAGTAAAAAAGACCATCGCTTGAAAAGCGATGGCCGAGTGTTTATTTAGGTAATTTGAATGAACCGACAAACACTTCAAG
It encodes the following:
- a CDS encoding nucleotide excision repair endonuclease, yielding MINITLPKPDVTIVRRKQEMGPDETPIKPIYGFIDFHDIPRDKGGLLLFFNQSDELLFVGKARKLRPRLKKHFEDQVSPLRNHREEVAKISAVIIDDPMEREIYETYVINTQQAKYNVEKAFFRD
- a CDS encoding proline dehydrogenase family protein, which produces MLRDFFIGLSENQLLNQAAQKYGFQLGAQQVVAGTNIEEMIKSVKELNQAGISCTIDNLGEFVFEKSEAIEAKEQILAVVDAIQEHQVDAHISLKPSQLGLDIDYDFCKQQIEEIVERASQNEIFVNFDMENYDRLDPTFKLLDELKVAGYKNIGTVIQAYFHNAMDNTKRYEDTRLRLVKGAYKESPDVAYMDKVDIDENYIKIIEEHLLHGTFTSIATHDHNIINHVKRFVKEHDISRNQFEFQMLYGFRNELQLQLAKEGYNFCTYVPFGEDWYGYFMRRLAERPQNMNLIVKQVFNKKTNTAIGLVAGAFVLGRLSKRGSGEKKDGGWIKYR
- a CDS encoding YolD-like family protein → MESNRDRGKLKWTSLMLPEHLERLRDWQREDHYIERLELTDWELQTMQETLEVAWRRRCETWIKTWHDGEVRFHQGVIEALDLQTMTIVLRDPFGTERIHVADVMDVRLSKEADGL
- a CDS encoding DUF3298 and DUF4163 domain-containing protein; translated protein: MKNPAVIETYHLSNTRPKVDVYYPVITKLDDPKVQKKLNDVLFKEMNKLLVENNYYESSLVELVANYEVKNNQRDILSINLIVYSFTGGAHGMTYVKSLTLDTKTGRQYNLQDLFKPGSPYVQKISEYIRRHIQQWKTPVLEPFTKIRPDQDFYIADTSLVVYFQLYEISPYVAGFPYFPIPLLDLQEIIKPNSPADRMLPFIGF